Genomic window (Chryseobacterium bernardetii):
ATGCTTCACAGGTAGCACAAATAAAGGCGCTACATGAAACAAGAAAAGCCGAAATGAAAGCCGAATTTGAAAAGAATAAAGAAGTAAGACAGGCCAAAATGGAGGAAATGAAAGCTAAAAGAGCACAAATGGACGCTGATATGAAGAAAATTCTTACTCCTGAGCAGTATGATAAATGGCAGGCTGACAGAAAAACTAAAATGGAACAGAAAAGAATGGCAATGAAAGAAAGAAGAATGATGAAAAAGCCTATGAATACAGCTGCTCCTGAAGCAAAATAGCAATTTATAATTTTGATTTTTTACTGTGTAAAGGATGGACTTTTTTCCATCCTTTTCGTATTAATTTTCCGTAAAACTTTTGATTTCGGGCTTTTATTCCCTATTTTTGAATACAAATTTAATACTTATGGTTAGCGAAAAAATTGCAAAATTAATTAATGAACAGATTGCCCACGAACAATATGCCGCTCAATATTATCTTTCAATGTCTGCATGGTTTTCAGGAAAAGACTTAGATGGAATTGCTAACTACTTCAGAGTACAGAGCAAAGAAGAATTAATGCACGCAGATAAAATGTTTGATTATCTGAATGACGTAGGCGGAGAAATTATTATTGGAGAAATTCCAAAACCGCCGCATGAGTTCGAAAATGCAACAGATATTTTTGAAAAAGCATTGGCACATGAGAAAATTGTAACTAAAAGTATTTTCAATATTGTAAAGAATGCCAATGAAGAGGGAGATTTTGCGACAACATCGTTCCTGCAGTGGTTCATCAACGAACAGGTAGAAGAGGAAGCTAGCGCTTCTCAGTATGTAACAAAAATCAAAATGGTGTGCGATAACCCATCTGCATTATACCTTTTTGACCAGGAATTATCACAGAGAGTATTTACTCCCAATACAACTGCTTAAAAACTTAAAAGTTTTTTAACAATATAAAAACCGTTATTCCCTGCAATAGCGGTTTTTTTTATTTTTAGCTGACTATGGCTGCTATTGATGGTAAATAATGAAAGCACTGAAGCTAATCGGAAATATTAGCGTTAACGATACCATTTTAGTGGCCTTACACTGTTTTAATCCGGGTGTTATTTATTCTGCTTTAGTCTTTGTATTCTGACAGCAGTAATAAAAGTGATAGCTCCTATAATAAAACTTAAAAATAAGGACTTTACCAGATTTTCCGTAGGCATATATCTGAAACCTTCCCTGGTTATGGAAGGATCAGTATAATCAAGAATATTAAATATGACAATTCCGGATAGCGCGATCATAATGATGCTTATAAGAAATGAGATAAAATAAATTTTCATGGCTATATCATTAATACTTGTGTTAGTTTTTAAGCATAAGATGATTTTATGTTTTTCCAGTCGCTTTTTTATGTGTTGAAGATACAATTTAATCTATTGTCTCAGGTGCTCTTCCAAGTATTATATTTTGGTTAAGAAGTAGGACCTTAATTTGTTGTAGATGCTATATTTTTGGGCAAACACTATTGAAGATTCTATCTAAGAAAACTTACAGATAAATGATCTGCGTTTTCAGAACTTTTTTGCCCAGTCTTTCAAGAATATTTTTGTAGCCCTGTACCTGTTCTTCATCCTTATCTTTCTGCTCACCGGTTTTAAAATCTACAATAATATAGCCTTCTTCACTTTTTAGAATACGGTCAGGTCTTGAGATATAACTTTCCCCATTTTCAGAGATCATAATATCCTTTTCATTGATAACTTCCCACTTTTCATCAAAGAATTCCGAATATGTTTTGACAATCTCCTGTAGAGTGATTTGTATTTCATTCTTTTCTTCCAGGGTAATCTGACCTTCCAGGGCATAGCCTTCCAATACTTTGTTAATATCTTTTTCAGTATTGATCTTAGACAAAAGCTCATGCACAAAAAGCCCGATTCTTACTTTTTCGTTTCGAACCTGATAGTTCTTAGATGGAGTGGCGATTTTGATGGAAGTACTCTTTTCATTAACGTTTTTCAGATTCTGAATATTCTGCGTTTTAAAAGAAGAGGTCTTCGTTTTTGAATGTTTTTTTAGCATATCAGGCTTCACCTCATACAGATCAAATGAATCTGCATTTTCAGTGTTTTTAGTCTGAATAAATTCTAAAAGCTCAAGATTATTCGAAGTTTTATTAGCTTTCTGAAGATAAAAAAATAACTGCTCAACAGGCCTTGTTGTTGCTACATACTGTAAACACAGCCTGTCAATAAGATTTTTATATGAATTTTTCTTATTGAATTTTTGAATTTCCTCATCATACACTTCAAGATTCTTACTGAACTGATTAATGTTGACTGATTTTAAGGCATCACTTTCATTTGTCTCAAACCAGTTGGTAAATTCACTATCCCGGTTCTTGTTCATCATAGGAATAAAAACAATAGGGAATTCCAGCCCTTTAGATTTGTGGATAGTCATGATCTGGATAGCATCAATATTTTCCGAAGCCTGAATAGTGTAGGACGATGCCTCTTCATCCCAGTATTTTAAAAATTCTTTGGTACTTGCACCTGCATTTTGAGTAAAATTGAAAAGCATTTCCAAAAAGTTCATCAGGAAATCCGTTTCCTTATTTTCTACTGAAAATTCATTGATATAATACTCTATAAAATTATACAGGTTGAATCGTGGAAAATGATCCTGTTTCAGCTGTAGAGAATATTTCTCCTGTATAAACTGAAGAATTTCTTCGTGGGTTTCAATATCCAGAATCTCTTTCATTTCCAGTGTAAAATCTGCCATGTGAATTTTCCCCAAAGTATTCAGATAATACATCATCATAATAAGACAGGGTTTGTTCTTCGGGTTAATTTCCCATCTTAAAAACTCAATGACCGCTTTTAAGGTGTTGGAAAGTTCCAATGTCAGACCTTTATCAGAAATGGTTTTAATATTGGTTTCCTCGCCATGATAATTCACCTTTAAATTTCCAAGCTTCTGGGAATAGCTGAAAATATCAAAATTTCCACGGCACAGGATGGTAATATCTGAGAACTTAAATCCATTATCCAGACATTCCTGGATATCTTTCCTCATGCTCTCTGATGTATCATCATAAAACTCTTCATTGGTAAGATTTTCGATCAGGTTTACTTTTACACGTCCTTCAATTTTAGATTTAGGTGTCTGCTCAGCATCTGCGCCAAAGATATTTTTATGCTCCTCTTCCAATTCCAGAGAATGATACTGGTACAGCTCATTGTTGAACTGCACAATGTTTCTGGCGCTTCTCCAGTTGTCCTTAAGAATAAGGAGATCTGCTTCCTTGGGAGAAAATTCTTTTTTGTTAATGATATCCAGCATCAGTTTACTTTCCCCGCCACGGAACCTGTAGATACTCTGTTTTGGGTCTCCTACAAGGGTAAATGAAGTATATTCTGTGGAAACACTATGATCCCTCAGCGGAACAAAGTTCTGCCATTGCAGCTCGGAGGTATCCTGAAATTCATCAAAGAAATAATGCTGAAACTGTGCCCCTACCTTTTCATAAATAAAAGCAGAAGGTTCATTTTTAAGATTCTCATTGATAAGAATATTAAATTTTGATAATAGTACAAGGTCATTCTCTTCCTCAATTTTCTTCAGCTCATCCTGAATATCCTTATTTACCTTCAAAGGAAGAAGGGCAGATAGAACCTTTTCTTTTTTCTGGGTTTCAATATACAGAAGAATAAGTTTCATTCTGTTTTCAATCAGCTGATCCAGAATTTCAAAAATTTCGGCTTCTTTATGTTTTGATTTTGAAGAAGCTCCTTTTCTGT
Coding sequences:
- a CDS encoding ferritin, translated to MVSEKIAKLINEQIAHEQYAAQYYLSMSAWFSGKDLDGIANYFRVQSKEELMHADKMFDYLNDVGGEIIIGEIPKPPHEFENATDIFEKALAHEKIVTKSIFNIVKNANEEGDFATTSFLQWFINEQVEEEASASQYVTKIKMVCDNPSALYLFDQELSQRVFTPNTTA
- a CDS encoding UvrD-helicase domain-containing protein, producing MQNSYTVINASAGSGKTYALVQRLLMICLRYPNQQQSIRNILALTFTNKAANEMKERILSWLGNFSASNYAENADLKNIQKTFEEEGLKITIDDLHQRSKRLLDHILHNYSTLNIGTIDRFNSRLVRSFSYELGLAKNFNLEIEAEPFLIEAVDKMLDQIGENETISNSFMDYVDYSLENNERINLNKNLYDSAKEFVKDIHYEHLKNNDRFDDTNYENIKNALRKEIVLNKKQAAELAANSIELFKSRNIEIEDFAQGKNGIGGFFIKVIDFYQQKRAGFPFPTTQEESVINNYRKGASSKSKHKEAEIFEILDQLIENRMKLILLYIETQKKEKVLSALLPLKVNKDIQDELKKIEEENDLVLLSKFNILINENLKNEPSAFIYEKVGAQFQHYFFDEFQDTSELQWQNFVPLRDHSVSTEYTSFTLVGDPKQSIYRFRGGESKLMLDIINKKEFSPKEADLLILKDNWRSARNIVQFNNELYQYHSLELEEEHKNIFGADAEQTPKSKIEGRVKVNLIENLTNEEFYDDTSESMRKDIQECLDNGFKFSDITILCRGNFDIFSYSQKLGNLKVNYHGEETNIKTISDKGLTLELSNTLKAVIEFLRWEINPKNKPCLIMMMYYLNTLGKIHMADFTLEMKEILDIETHEEILQFIQEKYSLQLKQDHFPRFNLYNFIEYYINEFSVENKETDFLMNFLEMLFNFTQNAGASTKEFLKYWDEEASSYTIQASENIDAIQIMTIHKSKGLEFPIVFIPMMNKNRDSEFTNWFETNESDALKSVNINQFSKNLEVYDEEIQKFNKKNSYKNLIDRLCLQYVATTRPVEQLFFYLQKANKTSNNLELLEFIQTKNTENADSFDLYEVKPDMLKKHSKTKTSSFKTQNIQNLKNVNEKSTSIKIATPSKNYQVRNEKVRIGLFVHELLSKINTEKDINKVLEGYALEGQITLEEKNEIQITLQEIVKTYSEFFDEKWEVINEKDIMISENGESYISRPDRILKSEEGYIIVDFKTGEQKDKDEEQVQGYKNILERLGKKVLKTQIIYL